From bacterium, the proteins below share one genomic window:
- a CDS encoding response regulator, whose product MNPRILIAEDDEFNQLVLRDMLMLIVPGAEIHVVEDGRAAYERLRAERWDLLLTDIDMPEMDGTELLAAARRDLGLEVPIVAVTAFAVVGDRERLLMHGFDDYVAKPIDLDRIAEVAGRYLTPAAAEV is encoded by the coding sequence ATGAACCCGCGCATCCTGATCGCCGAAGACGACGAATTCAACCAGCTCGTGCTGCGCGACATGCTGATGCTGATCGTGCCCGGGGCCGAGATCCACGTGGTCGAGGACGGTCGGGCGGCCTACGAGCGCCTGCGCGCCGAGCGCTGGGACCTGCTCCTGACCGACATCGACATGCCCGAGATGGACGGCACCGAGCTGCTGGCCGCGGCGCGCCGGGATCTCGGCCTCGAGGTGCCGATCGTCGCGGTGACGGCCTTCGCCGTGGTCGGCGACCGCGAGCGGCTGCTGATGCACGGCTTCGACGACTACGTGGCCAAGCCCATCGACCTGGACCGGATCGCGGAGGTCGCCGGCCGCTACCTGACCCCCGCCGCCGCGGAGGTGTGA